A segment of the Streptomyces sp. P9-A2 genome:
TCTCGTCGAGGGTGTAGCCGACGGCGAGCTTGGCGGCGATCTTGGCGATCGGGAAACCGGTCGCCTTGGAGGCCAGCGCCGAGGACCGTGACACGCGCGGGTTCATCTCGATGACGATGATGCGCCCGTCCTCGGGGTTCACCGCGAACTGGATGTTGCAGCCGCCGGTGTCGACCCCGACCTCGCGGATGACGGCGATGCCGATGTCGCGCAGGGTCTGGTACTCGCGGTCGGTCAGCGTCATCGCGGGCGCGACGGTGATGGAGTCGCCGGTGTGCACGCCCATGGGGTCGAAGTTCTCGATGGAGCAGACGACGACCACGTTGTCGTGCTTGTCGCGCATCAGTTCCAGCTCGTACTCCTTCCAGCCGAGGATGGACTCCTCGAGGAGCACCTCGGTGGTCGGCGAGAGGGTGAGGCCCTGTCCGGCGATGCGGCGCAGTTCGTCCTCGTCGTGGGCGAAGCCGGAGCCGGCGCCGCCCATGGTGAAGGAGGGCCGGACCACGACCGGGTAGCCGCCGAGCTCGTCGACGCCGGCCACGACCTCGTCCATGGTGTGGCAGATGACCGAGCGGGCGGACTCGCCGTGCCCGGTCTTGCGGCGGACCTCCTCCACGACGCCCTTGAACAGTTCGCGGTCCTCGCCCTTGTTGATGGCCTCCACGTTGGCGCCGATCAGCTCGACGCCGTACTTCTCCAGGACGCCGTTCTCGTGCATCGAGATCGCGGTGTTGAGGGCCGTCTGGCCGCCCAGGGTGGGCAGCAGGACGTCCGGCCGCTCCTTGGCGATGATCTTCTCGACGAACTCGGGGGTGATGGGCTCGACGTAGGTGGCGTCGGCGATCTCCGGGTCGGTCATGATCGTCGCCGGGTTGGAGTTGACCAGGATCACTCGAAGGCCCTCGGCCCTCAGGACCCGGCACGCCTGGGTGCCGGAGTAGTCGAACTCGGCGGCCTGGCCGATGACGATCGGGCCGGAGCCGATGACCAGGACGGACTGGATATCGGTGCGCTTAGGCACGCTGGCCCTCCATCAGAGAAACGAAGCGGTCGAACAGGTAGGCGGCGTCGTGCGGGCCCGCCGCCGCTTCCGGGTGGTACTGGACACTGAAGGCCGGCTTGTCGAGCAGCCGGAGCCCTTCCACCACGTTGTCGTTGAGGCAGACGTGGGACACCTCGGCGCGGCCGAACGGGGTGTCGGAGACCTGGTCGAGGGGGGCGTCGACGGCGAAGCCGTGGTTGTGCGTGGTGATCTCGACCTTGCCGGTCGTACGGTCCTGGACCGGCTGGTTGATGCCGCGGTGGCCGTACTTGAGCTTGTAGGTGCCGAAGCCGAGGGCGCGGCCGAGGATCTGGTTGCCGAAGCAGATGCCGAACAGCGGGGTGCCGCGCTCCAGGACGGCCCGCATCACGGAGACGGGGTGGTCGGCGGTGGCGGGGTCGCCGGGTCCGTTGGAGAAGAACACTCCGTCGGGCTCCACGGCGTAGACGTCGTCCACGGTGGCGGCGGCGGGCAGGACGTGCACCTCGATGCCGCGCTGGGCCATGCGCTGCGCGGTCATGCCCTTGATGCCGAGGTCGAC
Coding sequences within it:
- the carA gene encoding glutamine-hydrolyzing carbamoyl-phosphate synthase small subunit yields the protein MTTSTKGAARTPAVLVLEDGRIFRGRAYGAVGETFGEAVFSTGMTGYQETLTDPSYHRQVVVMTAPHVGNTGVNDDDPESRRIWVAGYVVRDPARVPSNWRSRRALDEELAAQGIVGISGIDTRALTRHLRERGAMRVGIFSGGTAADDATLLARVREVPPMKGADLAAEVATSEPYVVPAVGEKRFTVAAVDLGIKGMTAQRMAQRGIEVHVLPAAATVDDVYAVEPDGVFFSNGPGDPATADHPVSVMRAVLERGTPLFGICFGNQILGRALGFGTYKLKYGHRGINQPVQDRTTGKVEITTHNHGFAVDAPLDQVSDTPFGRAEVSHVCLNDNVVEGLRLLDKPAFSVQYHPEAAAGPHDAAYLFDRFVSLMEGQRA